In Colletotrichum destructivum chromosome 1, complete sequence, the sequence GCACTCGGCGTGTCGGAAGGCCGCGGCGTCGGGCCACCCGTGGGCCGTGTAGATCTGCGCCGGCTCGCgctcggccgaggagaaggaggaggaggaggggcccAGGATCTCGGCGTCCAGGTCCTCggtgggcggcagcgggacGTGGCTCCGGCCCAGTTCCGGCACGAgcttggagaagaagtcCAGGACGGAGTAGGACTGGGAGGTCCGCCAGGGCTTGTTGCGCGGGACCCTCGCGACGCCGTAGCGGCGCTCCTGGTACGGCGTCAAGACGCCCCGGCCGCAGTCCACGATCCACCAGTACGGCCGGGCGTCCGGCTTGGTGGCGGCCGTGCTGTTCTTCGCGGACGAGATGCGGTCGCCAAAGGTGAGGCAGACGACGTCCGGCGGCAGGTCCATGGGCGCGGCGGGGGTGTCGGCCATGGGGAgggcggccagctcgaggagccCAGCGTCGCCCCGGTCGGACCAGCGGCTGAAGGTGCCCAGGTGGCGGAGGTAGCGCACGGGTTTCGATCCCGGGGCGACGTTCCAGGGACCGGGCCGGGGGCCGTCGTGCATGGGCCGGGGATAGGGCAGATGGCGCAGGAGGTCGATGACGGTCTCGGAGCGTCGCAGGGCCCGCAGGGCGCCtacgtcgaggtcggcgtcggtccAGCCGCCGGGCGGCGGGAAGTCGACGTAGGATGCCGGGACATAGGCCGTACTCGTGAGGGTGAGGTAGTACTGggtgaggccggcgacgacatcgTCGCGGTTGTAAGCGCAGTTgaggggttgttgttgagggAGAGTCATGGCGGACATGTTGACGAAGGGGACGGTCAAGCGACGTTAGATACAGTGGCTGAACAAAACGAATATAAGTCTCAAGGGAGCCTGAGAGGTAAAATATGCCGTGGAACTTGCCGTGAGGAAGCCCAGCTCGAGAGATTGAGATTTGTTGACTGGGAGTTTTGGTCGCTGTTGGACGCGACGCGTTTGCACACACACCACGTATCTCACTCACCCCGCTCTCCAATAGATCAACACAGGCCCTACGTCGTCTATGTATTAGCTCCAATAACCACCCCCCCCGGCCTCGCTTGGCTGGACCATCTGTAGGTGACTCGCCATCCAGTTTTGGAGAAGGTGGTGGTGCGGGAGGATGCAGACGTTATCGTGTTCCAACGATAACCGAATCTAGTTATCGTCAAGGAACAATAGCACTAACACAACAAGCCTGCATTGTGAGTGTGGTTATTGGGGGGGGTAGAGGGGATAAGGAACGAACTCCGGTCCCGCCCAAGAGCGACTGAAGCATTCATTCTTGTACCTCCTGCGTGAGTGAAACATGGGAGACATTCCTGTTTGTACGTTTACTACGTCTCCTGAAAGATTCAACCTTGGGGTGTTTGTCATTGTTTGAAGGGGGGAAGTGTGATTCTTGATAGTGAATGACTCGAAGAGCCCCTCGGAGTCCCAGAATGGTGAAGCGTTCAAATGCTACTATGATGACAcagcactcactcactgaCTGCCCCAGAGGGGTACAAGCGCCAGGTTTGCAGGGTTGCTGAGGGACGCCGTCATACATACCATGTTCATGCTGTCAGCAGTCTAAATCATCCAAGcggggggggttgttgatgttgcagttgtgtgtgtgtgtgtatgtgtgtgggtgtgtgtgtgtatgtgtatcAAAGATGAGTTGAGTTAGGTTCAACAAGAGACAGACACATGAGGGCGAATtctgtacggatactgaTCCATGCTCATATCGGCTGCCTTCAGGACTAACCTAACATAACATCAAAGTCGCtgcccttcccttcccttcctttccctttctttcccttcccatcccatcccaaTACGGCTCACATATCAGAAcgacctcccctcccacaaGCTCCGTCGCTCACTTCAACCCACAACATCACACCGAAGCCCGGCCCGTCCCCAGCTGCGCCACCGCCCAGTTCCTCATGCGCACCGTCGCATCGCCCACCCGCCCGGCCTGCCCCTCGAGCAGGATGAAGTCGTGCGCCTCGTGCTCCGCCAGCTCGAAGAGGAGGTCCAGGTCGTTGTTCCCGCAGCCGACGTGCTCGGCGAAGGCCCGGATATCGTCGCGGAAGGCCTCCTGCTGGCCCCCCGTAACGTACAGgctcgccgcggcggccgagatgtcgTCGGCCCACGCCATGTCGCCGTCCATGGGCATCGCCATGGCCAGGTCGCTCTCGTCCGACTTGCCGCGCACGGGGAAGCGCGGGTGCAGCAGCTCGGTCGCCGCGCGCAGCATCGCGCGCGCCGTCACCATATCGACGTGGTTGTTCTCGCGgaaggccggcgccgtggtcTTGCTGCTGAGCCACGGCGAcacgaggaagacgccggcgagccGCCCCTCGGGACGCAGCGCGGGGATCTCGAGGTGGCACGGGTGGCAGATGTGGCGGACGACGGAGCAGGCGAGGTTcccgccggccgagtcgccgccgacgaggaggtcgccggGCTTGATGCCCGAGAGGAGCAGCTGgttgagggcggcgatggcctgctGCAGCTGGGTCGGGTACCGCGCCTCCGGCACGAGGGTGTACTGCagcacggcgacggcgacctcggcgtggAGCCCCGGCCCGCCGTTGACGTAGGCCTCCCAGCACCACTCAAGGTGTCCCGGGAGCAATGGTACGGCGTAGCCTCCGCCATGGAAGAAGAGCACGAACTTGGTCGCCTTCTGCCGGTTGCCGATCCACAGGATGGAGCCGTCGTTGGCCGGCAGCATCTCGACGTTGCGCCGCAGCCGGTCGGCGAGCTCCGGGTGCCGCTTGGCCTTTCGGGCGATCCACCTCTCATATGTGACGATGGAAGGGGGTAACAGGAACTGGATCTCGCGGGCGCGCATGCAGCCCAGGGCGAAGCGGTAGTAGGCgcagaaggcgaagaagcgcATCGAGACGCCCCTCGCGAGGGCGAAGGGCGCGCCGTACAAGAAATTCCAGACCAACTGGAGAGGGGCTGGAGGTCGCAGCAGTTGTCATCGTCAGTCTTGCAGTCTTACAGTCTTACAGCATACTAATTCGTCACATTTACTACAAGGCAgcatagagagagagagagagagagaaagaggagtCAAACGTACCGCGGAAGAGCAGGCGTAACACCAGGTCCCGCTTCTCCCACAGCGAAAGCTGCGGTCTCGATGCCGACATTTTCACAACCCGTCGTTCGTTCCCCTCTTGTCACACACGCGATTCTTTCGCTCAGAATGAcaaagaagaggg encodes:
- a CDS encoding Putative alpha/beta hydrolase-3, with amino-acid sequence MSASRPQLSLWEKRDLVLRLLFRAPLQLVWNFLYGAPFALARGVSMRFFAFCAYYRFALGCMRAREIQFLLPPSIVTYERWIARKAKRHPELADRLRRNVEMLPANDGSILWIGNRQKATKFVLFFHGGGYAVPLLPGHLEWCWEAYVNGGPGLHAEVAVAVLQYTLVPEARYPTQLQQAIAALNQLLLSGIKPGDLLVGGDSAGGNLACSVVRHICHPCHLEIPALRPEGRLAGVFLVSPWLSSKTTAPAFRENNHVDMVTARAMLRAATELLHPRFPVRGKSDESDLAMAMPMDGDMAWADDISAAAASLYVTGGQQEAFRDDIRAFAEHVGCGNNDLDLLFELAEHEAHDFILLEGQAGRVGDATVRMRNWAVAQLGTGRASV